A genome region from Nocardiopsis exhalans includes the following:
- a CDS encoding YciI family protein has translation MAKYLLLKHYRGAPVAVNDVPMDRWAPEEISAHVKYMNDFADRLKETGEFVDAQALAPEGTFVRYDGEGRPPVTDGPFAETKDLIAGWMLIDVDSYERAVDLAGELSAAPGANGEPIHEWLELRPFLTEPSTVTE, from the coding sequence ATGGCCAAGTACCTGCTGCTCAAGCACTACCGAGGCGCCCCGGTCGCGGTCAACGACGTGCCCATGGACCGGTGGGCGCCCGAGGAGATCTCGGCCCACGTGAAGTACATGAACGACTTCGCCGACCGGTTGAAGGAGACCGGCGAGTTCGTGGACGCCCAGGCGCTCGCCCCCGAGGGGACGTTCGTCCGCTACGACGGCGAGGGCCGCCCCCCGGTCACCGACGGCCCGTTCGCCGAGACCAAGGACCTGATCGCGGGCTGGATGCTGATCGACGTCGACAGCTACGAGCGCGCCGTTGATCTGGCCGGTGAGCTCTCGGCCGCTCCCGGGGCGAACGGGGAGCCGATCCACGAGTGGCTCGAACTGCGACCGTTCCTGACCGAGCCGTCCACCGTCACGGAGTAG
- a CDS encoding RNA polymerase sigma factor yields MNDAVLRALVPAVIGVLVRRGADFATAEDAVQDALVEAVRVWPDDPPRDPKGWLVTVAWHRFLDSARAESARRRREELVDGEPEPGPVSSADDTLRLYFLCAHPSLTPSSAVALTLRAVGGLTTRQIARAYLVPEATMAQRVSRAKRTVAAERLVRPGDVATVLRVLYLVFNEGYSGEVDLAAEAIRLTRQLATGIDHPEVAGLLALMLLHQARRAARTTPDGALVPLAEQDRGLWDTRLIAEGVGILQAALARDRLGEYQAQAAVAALHADAPTAEETDWPQIVEWYDELALLTESPVVRLNRAVAVGEADGPRVGLAALAELDETLPRYTAVAAHLHERDGDPALAARLYAEAAHKASSLAERDHLTRQAARLNQR; encoded by the coding sequence GTGAACGATGCCGTGCTGCGGGCTCTGGTCCCCGCGGTGATCGGGGTCCTCGTCCGTCGCGGAGCGGACTTCGCGACGGCCGAGGACGCCGTCCAGGACGCCCTGGTCGAGGCGGTTCGCGTCTGGCCGGACGACCCTCCCCGGGATCCGAAGGGCTGGCTGGTCACCGTGGCCTGGCACCGGTTCCTGGACTCGGCCCGGGCCGAGAGCGCCCGCCGCAGGCGTGAGGAGCTCGTCGACGGGGAACCCGAACCCGGGCCGGTGTCCTCGGCGGACGACACACTCCGGCTCTACTTCCTGTGCGCCCACCCGTCGCTGACGCCCTCGTCCGCGGTCGCGCTCACCCTGCGCGCCGTGGGCGGGCTGACCACCCGGCAGATCGCCCGGGCCTACCTGGTACCCGAGGCGACCATGGCGCAGCGGGTCAGCCGGGCCAAGCGCACCGTCGCCGCGGAGCGTCTGGTCCGGCCCGGGGACGTGGCCACCGTGCTGCGTGTGCTCTACCTGGTCTTCAACGAGGGCTATTCGGGCGAGGTGGACCTGGCCGCGGAGGCCATCCGGCTGACCCGGCAGCTCGCCACCGGGATCGACCACCCCGAGGTGGCGGGGCTGCTCGCCCTCATGCTGCTGCACCAGGCCCGCCGGGCCGCCCGGACCACGCCCGACGGCGCCCTGGTACCGCTGGCCGAACAGGACCGCGGGCTGTGGGACACCCGCCTGATCGCCGAGGGGGTCGGGATCCTCCAGGCCGCCCTGGCCCGCGACCGGCTGGGCGAGTACCAGGCCCAGGCCGCCGTCGCAGCGCTGCACGCCGACGCGCCCACGGCCGAGGAGACGGACTGGCCGCAGATCGTCGAGTGGTACGACGAGCTCGCGCTGCTGACCGAAAGCCCGGTGGTCCGGCTCAACCGGGCGGTGGCCGTCGGCGAGGCCGACGGGCCGCGCGTCGGGCTGGCCGCCCTGGCGGAGCTGGACGAGACCCTCCCCCGCTACACGGCGGTCGCCGCCCACCTGCACGAGCGCGACGGAGACCCGGCTCTGGCCGCCCGGTTGTACGCCGAGGCGGCGCACAAGGCCAGCAGCCTCGCCGAACGCGACCACCTCACCCGCCAGGCGGCCCGGCTCAACCAGCGCTGA
- the secA gene encoding preprotein translocase subunit SecA, with protein MPGILDKLLRAGEGKILRRLKKLKDQVNALEDDYVDLTDEELRDLTQEYKERYEDGESLDDLLPEAFATVREAAKRTLGQRPFDVQIMGAAALHLGNIAEMKTGEGKTLTGSLAVYLNALAGKGAHVITTNDYLARRDAQNLGRIFHFLGLEVGVVGPQMTAEARRNAYKADITYGTNNEFGFDYLRDNMALSLKDTVQREHFFALVDEVDSILIDEARTPLIISGPSEQNSRWYAEFAKIAPRLKKETDYEVDEKKRTVGITESGVAKVEDWLGIDNLYEAVNTPLISFLNNSLKAKELYRKDKEYIVKDGEVLIVDEFTGRVLAGRRYNEGMHQAIEAKERVKIKDENQTLAKVTLQNYFRLYEKLAGMTGTAQTEAAEFTQTYGVGVVPIPTNRPMVREDLKDVVYKHEDAKFQALAEDIAERHEEGQPVLVGTTSVEKSELLSRMLKREGVPHEVLNAKNHAREASIIARAGKLGAVTVATNMAGRGTDIMLGGNPDFNANEELQNRGLTPLETPEEYEAAWPEALEKATAEYEAEHEKVVEAGGLYVLGTERHESRRIDNQLRGRSGRQGDPGLSRFYLSLQDDLLRLFNSSRLEVFMNQLNIPDDQPIESGMVSKAIASAQGQVETQNFEIRKNVLKYDEVLNRQRKVIYAERRKVLEGQDLRDQVVEMLEEVLRGYVVEETAQGDPDEWDLDKLWRAFKQVYPISFTVDEFIEQNGELHTLTGDLIATQVVEDAKAAYDARESELGEEAMREVERRVILQVMDRKWREHLYEMDYLQEGIGLRAMAQRNPLIEFQREGFDMFQQMLEAIKEESVGFLFNVEVQVRKKEEPTLTASAAAQTAAAVGGGSTGATAVATAVEEDAEAAKADAPSEEAESAEDVVVPGFGEDQPSRLQYSAPSEDGSVEKHSEAVDNEYAGTARNAPCPCGSGKKYKKCHGDPTAR; from the coding sequence GTGCCAGGCATACTCGACAAGCTCCTGCGCGCGGGTGAAGGAAAGATCCTGCGCCGGCTCAAGAAGTTGAAGGACCAGGTCAACGCGCTCGAGGACGACTACGTCGACCTCACCGACGAAGAGCTGCGCGACCTGACCCAGGAGTACAAGGAGCGCTACGAGGACGGGGAGTCCCTGGACGACCTGCTCCCCGAGGCCTTCGCGACCGTCCGTGAGGCGGCCAAGCGCACCCTGGGTCAGCGTCCCTTCGACGTCCAGATCATGGGCGCGGCCGCCCTGCACCTGGGCAACATCGCCGAGATGAAGACCGGTGAGGGCAAGACCCTGACCGGAAGCCTCGCGGTGTACCTCAACGCCCTGGCGGGCAAGGGCGCCCACGTCATCACGACCAACGACTACCTCGCCCGACGCGACGCCCAGAACCTGGGCCGCATCTTCCACTTCCTCGGGCTCGAGGTCGGCGTGGTCGGCCCCCAGATGACCGCTGAGGCCCGCCGCAACGCCTACAAGGCCGACATCACCTACGGAACGAACAACGAGTTCGGTTTCGACTACCTGCGTGACAACATGGCGCTCTCGCTCAAGGACACCGTCCAGCGCGAGCACTTCTTCGCCCTGGTCGACGAGGTCGACTCCATCCTCATCGACGAGGCGCGCACCCCGCTGATCATCAGCGGACCCTCCGAGCAGAACTCGCGCTGGTACGCCGAGTTCGCGAAGATCGCGCCCCGCCTGAAGAAGGAAACCGACTACGAGGTCGACGAGAAGAAGCGCACCGTCGGCATCACCGAGTCCGGTGTGGCCAAGGTGGAGGACTGGCTGGGTATCGACAACCTCTACGAGGCCGTCAACACCCCGCTGATCAGTTTCCTCAACAACTCCCTCAAGGCCAAGGAGCTGTACCGCAAGGACAAGGAGTACATCGTCAAGGACGGTGAGGTCCTCATCGTCGACGAGTTCACCGGACGCGTCCTTGCCGGTCGCCGCTACAACGAGGGCATGCACCAGGCCATCGAGGCCAAGGAGCGCGTCAAGATCAAGGACGAGAACCAGACTCTCGCCAAGGTCACGCTCCAGAACTACTTCCGCCTCTACGAGAAGCTCGCCGGCATGACCGGTACCGCCCAGACCGAGGCGGCGGAGTTCACCCAGACCTACGGCGTCGGTGTGGTCCCCATCCCCACCAACCGGCCTATGGTCCGAGAGGACCTCAAGGACGTCGTCTACAAGCACGAGGACGCCAAGTTCCAGGCCCTGGCCGAGGACATCGCCGAGCGCCACGAGGAGGGACAGCCCGTCCTGGTCGGTACGACCAGCGTCGAGAAGTCCGAACTCCTCTCCCGGATGCTCAAGCGCGAGGGCGTCCCGCACGAGGTGCTCAACGCGAAGAACCACGCGCGGGAGGCCTCGATCATCGCCCGCGCGGGCAAGCTCGGCGCCGTCACCGTGGCCACCAACATGGCCGGTCGCGGTACCGACATCATGCTCGGCGGCAACCCGGACTTCAACGCCAACGAGGAGCTCCAGAACCGGGGCCTGACCCCGCTGGAGACCCCGGAGGAGTACGAGGCCGCCTGGCCCGAGGCGCTGGAGAAGGCCACCGCGGAGTACGAGGCCGAGCACGAGAAGGTCGTCGAGGCCGGCGGTCTGTACGTGCTCGGTACCGAGCGCCACGAGTCGCGCCGCATCGACAACCAGCTCCGCGGCCGTTCCGGCCGTCAGGGTGACCCGGGTCTGTCCCGCTTCTACCTGTCGCTCCAGGACGACCTGCTGCGCCTGTTCAACTCCAGCCGTCTGGAGGTGTTCATGAACCAGCTGAACATCCCGGACGACCAGCCGATCGAGTCCGGCATGGTGAGCAAGGCGATCGCCTCCGCCCAGGGCCAGGTCGAGACGCAGAACTTCGAGATCCGCAAGAACGTCCTCAAGTACGACGAGGTCCTCAACCGCCAGCGCAAGGTCATCTACGCCGAGCGCCGCAAGGTCCTGGAGGGTCAGGACCTGCGCGACCAGGTCGTGGAAATGCTCGAGGAGGTGCTCCGCGGCTACGTCGTGGAGGAGACCGCCCAGGGCGACCCGGACGAGTGGGACCTCGACAAGCTCTGGCGGGCGTTCAAGCAGGTCTACCCGATCAGCTTCACCGTCGACGAGTTCATCGAGCAGAACGGCGAACTGCACACCCTGACCGGCGACCTCATCGCCACCCAGGTGGTCGAGGACGCCAAGGCCGCCTACGACGCCCGCGAGTCCGAGCTGGGCGAGGAGGCGATGCGCGAGGTCGAGCGCCGCGTCATCCTCCAGGTGATGGACCGCAAGTGGCGTGAGCACCTCTACGAGATGGACTATCTCCAGGAGGGCATCGGCCTGCGCGCGATGGCTCAGCGCAACCCGCTGATCGAGTTCCAGCGCGAGGGCTTCGACATGTTCCAGCAGATGCTGGAGGCCATCAAGGAGGAGTCGGTCGGCTTCCTCTTCAACGTCGAGGTCCAGGTCCGCAAGAAGGAGGAGCCCACGCTCACGGCCTCCGCCGCCGCGCAGACCGCCGCCGCGGTCGGCGGCGGCTCCACCGGTGCGACCGCTGTCGCCACCGCCGTGGAGGAGGACGCCGAGGCCGCCAAGGCCGACGCGCCCAGCGAGGAGGCGGAGAGTGCCGAGGACGTGGTGGTCCCCGGCTTCGGCGAGGACCAGCCGAGCCGGCTCCAGTACTCCGCGCCGAGCGAGGACGGCTCCGTCGAGAAGCACAGCGAGGCCGTGGACAACGAGTACGCGGGTACCGCCCGCAACGCTCCCTGCCCCTGCGGCTCGGGCAAGAAGTACAAGAAGTGCCACGGTGACCCCACCGCCAGGTAG